One Halomonas sp. M4R1S46 genomic window carries:
- the nuoK gene encoding NADH-quinone oxidoreductase subunit NuoK, translating to MSGVPMAHGLALAATLFALGLAGLMIRRNMLFVLMSLEIMLNAAGLAFIVAGTAWGQPEGQAMFLLVITLAAAEASVGLALLIQLQHRFRTLDVDAADRMRG from the coding sequence ATGAGCGGCGTCCCCATGGCGCATGGCCTGGCGCTGGCGGCGACGCTGTTCGCCCTGGGCCTGGCGGGACTGATGATACGGCGCAATATGCTGTTCGTGCTGATGAGCCTGGAGATCATGCTGAATGCCGCCGGGCTGGCGTTCATCGTCGCCGGGACCGCCTGGGGACAGCCCGAGGGCCAGGCCATGTTCCTGCTGGTGATCACCCTGGCGGCGGCCGAGGCCAGCGTGGGCCTGGCCCTGCTGATCCAGCTCCAGCACCGCTTCCGCACGCTGGATGTCGATGCGGCCGACCGGATGCGCGGATGA
- the nuoL gene encoding NADH-quinone oxidoreductase subunit L, with protein sequence MALLPLTFLLPLAGTLVLALWRRGPGERACALVGVTSVGLAALVTAGLTARFLDDGAAGLTLWTWIAVGDFRPTIGLWLDGLSLTLLGVITGVGLLIHLFAAWYLSGEGGSRRFYAYMNLFVASMVLLVLGDNLLLLFLGWEGVGLCSYLLIGHYYRTAANGWAAFKAFIVTRIGDVFLALGLFLLFHELGTLDIAELLRRAPEAWTRGDPMASLAALLVLGGALGKSAQLPLHTWLADAMAGPTPVSALIHAATMVTAGVYLIARLHGLFVLAPAVLLLVGVIGGLTLLMAGFAALAQTDIKRVLAYSTMSQIGYMFLALGVGAFEAAIFHLMTHAFFKALLFLSAGAVIVNCHHEQDMRRLGGLWRRLPLAYAGFLVGGAALAALPLVSAGFYSKDEILWQALAAGRGGLLLAGLLGALLTSLYTLRLIVLTFHGEARSDAARQARPGRGLVHGLPLVVLAVLSTAVGAGIAPPLAGLFPASPGAGAHGGHGLLEAVAAATALAGIGLGAWLWGRRRAWLGRVVARGWGARLWHWWHQAWGFDALFEALLARPYRGLVRRLHGDAIDAGWQLLAAQAWWMHRGLSRTQSGRLRRYATAMVVGATLVLLGLTVGD encoded by the coding sequence ATGGCGCTGCTGCCCCTGACCTTCCTGCTGCCCCTGGCCGGCACCCTGGTGCTGGCGCTGTGGCGCCGCGGCCCCGGCGAGCGGGCCTGTGCCCTGGTCGGGGTGACCAGCGTGGGGCTGGCGGCCCTGGTCACCGCCGGGCTGACCGCGCGTTTCCTCGACGACGGGGCCGCCGGCCTGACCCTGTGGACCTGGATCGCCGTCGGCGACTTTCGCCCGACCATCGGCCTGTGGCTCGATGGCCTCTCGCTGACCCTGCTCGGCGTCATCACCGGCGTGGGCCTGCTGATCCACCTGTTCGCCGCCTGGTACCTGAGCGGCGAGGGCGGCAGCCGGCGCTTCTATGCCTACATGAACCTGTTCGTGGCCAGCATGGTATTGCTGGTGCTGGGCGACAACCTGCTGCTGCTGTTCCTCGGCTGGGAAGGCGTGGGGCTGTGCAGCTACCTGCTGATCGGCCACTACTACCGGACCGCCGCCAACGGCTGGGCGGCCTTCAAGGCCTTCATCGTCACCCGCATCGGCGACGTCTTCCTGGCCCTCGGCCTCTTCCTGCTGTTCCACGAGCTGGGCACCCTGGACATCGCCGAGCTCCTGCGCCGGGCCCCCGAGGCCTGGACGCGCGGCGACCCCATGGCCTCGCTGGCGGCGCTGCTGGTGCTGGGCGGGGCGCTCGGCAAGTCGGCCCAGCTGCCGCTGCATACCTGGCTGGCCGACGCCATGGCCGGCCCCACCCCGGTGTCGGCACTGATCCATGCGGCGACCATGGTCACCGCCGGCGTCTACCTGATCGCGCGCCTGCATGGCCTCTTCGTGCTGGCCCCGGCGGTGCTCCTGCTGGTCGGCGTGATCGGCGGTCTGACGCTGCTGATGGCGGGCTTCGCCGCCCTGGCCCAGACCGACATCAAGCGGGTACTGGCCTACTCGACCATGAGCCAGATCGGCTACATGTTCCTGGCCCTCGGCGTGGGCGCCTTCGAGGCGGCGATCTTCCACCTGATGACCCATGCGTTCTTCAAGGCGCTGCTGTTCCTCTCCGCCGGGGCGGTCATCGTCAACTGCCACCACGAGCAGGACATGCGCCGGCTCGGCGGGCTGTGGCGGCGCCTGCCGCTGGCCTACGCCGGCTTCCTGGTCGGCGGGGCGGCCCTGGCCGCGCTGCCGCTGGTCAGCGCCGGCTTCTACAGCAAGGACGAGATCCTCTGGCAGGCCCTGGCCGCGGGACGGGGCGGGCTGCTGCTGGCCGGCCTGCTGGGGGCCCTGCTGACCTCCCTGTATACCCTGCGGCTGATCGTGCTCACCTTCCACGGCGAGGCGAGAAGCGATGCCGCGCGCCAGGCCCGGCCGGGGCGGGGCCTCGTCCATGGCCTGCCCCTGGTGGTGCTGGCGGTGCTCTCGACCGCCGTCGGCGCCGGGATCGCCCCGCCCCTGGCGGGCCTGTTCCCGGCCAGCCCGGGGGCGGGCGCCCATGGCGGCCACGGCCTGCTGGAGGCGGTCGCCGCGGCGACTGCGCTGGCCGGGATCGGCCTGGGGGCCTGGCTGTGGGGCCGGCGCCGGGCCTGGCTCGGGCGCGTCGTCGCCCGGGGCTGGGGCGCCCGGCTGTGGCACTGGTGGCACCAGGCCTGGGGCTTCGATGCGCTCTTCGAGGCGCTGCTGGCTCGGCCCTACCGCGGGCTGGTGCGCCGGCTGCACGGCGATGCCATTGACGCCGGCTGGCAGCTCCTCGCCGCCCAGGCCTGGTGGATGCACCGCGGCCTGTCACGGACCCAGAGTGGCCGCTTGCGCCGCTATGCCACCGCCATGGTGGTCGGCGCGACCCTGGTCCTGCTGGGACTGACCGTCGGCGACTGA
- the nuoJ gene encoding NADH-quinone oxidoreductase subunit J: MEIAFYLSGLVAILATLRVITHTNPVHALLYLIVSLIAVAMVFFALGAPFAGALEIIVYAGAIMVLFVFVVMMLNLGGAAVAQERAWLRPSTWLGPALLAVLLLVVLVLALWRGDGGRTIAGELLTAKAVGMTLFGPWLIAVELAALLLLAALVTASHVGRLASRDGAGTAPGEDRS, translated from the coding sequence ATGGAAATCGCCTTCTACCTGAGTGGTCTGGTCGCCATCCTGGCGACGCTTCGCGTCATCACCCACACCAATCCGGTGCACGCCCTGCTCTACCTGATCGTCTCGCTGATCGCCGTGGCGATGGTGTTCTTCGCCCTCGGCGCGCCCTTCGCCGGGGCCCTGGAGATCATCGTCTATGCCGGCGCGATCATGGTGCTGTTCGTCTTCGTGGTGATGATGCTCAACCTCGGCGGTGCCGCCGTCGCCCAGGAGCGGGCCTGGCTGCGGCCGTCGACCTGGCTGGGGCCGGCGCTGCTGGCCGTGCTGTTGCTGGTCGTGCTCGTCCTCGCGCTCTGGCGAGGCGACGGCGGCCGGACCATCGCCGGCGAGCTGCTGACCGCCAAGGCGGTGGGCATGACGCTGTTCGGCCCCTGGCTGATCGCCGTGGAGCTGGCGGCCCTGCTGCTGCTGGCGGCCCTGGTCACCGCCTCCCATGTGGGCCGCCTGGCGAGCCGGGACGGCGCCGGGACGGCGCCGGGGGAGGACCGCTCATGA
- the nuoI gene encoding NADH-quinone oxidoreductase subunit NuoI encodes MLMWLIKGTGSQLRTLYMIFMHGFRRRETVNYPDEAVYLPPRYRGRIVLTRDPDGEERCVACNLCAVACPVDCIALQKGEKDDGRWYPETFRINFSRCIYCGMCEEACPTSAIQLTPDFEMSEYRRQELVYEKADLLIDGPGKDHDYHFYKVAGLAIAGKGKGQASDERDPVDVRTLLP; translated from the coding sequence ATGCTGATGTGGCTGATCAAGGGCACCGGCTCGCAGCTCAGGACGCTGTACATGATCTTCATGCACGGCTTCCGCCGGCGCGAGACGGTCAACTATCCGGACGAGGCGGTCTACCTGCCGCCCCGTTACCGGGGGCGCATCGTGCTGACCAGGGACCCGGACGGCGAGGAGCGCTGCGTGGCCTGCAACCTCTGCGCGGTGGCCTGCCCGGTGGACTGCATCGCCCTGCAGAAGGGCGAGAAGGACGACGGGCGCTGGTACCCCGAGACCTTCCGCATCAACTTCTCGCGCTGCATCTACTGCGGGATGTGCGAGGAGGCCTGCCCCACCTCGGCGATCCAGCTGACCCCCGACTTCGAGATGAGCGAGTACCGACGACAGGAGCTGGTCTACGAGAAGGCCGACCTGCTGATCGACGGTCCCGGCAAGGATCACGACTACCATTTCTACAAGGTGGCGGGCCTGGCGATCGCCGGGAAGGGCAAGGGCCAGGCCAGCGACGAGCGGGACCCGGTGGACGTCAGGACCCTGCTGCCCTGA
- a CDS encoding NADH-ubiquinone oxidoreductase-F iron-sulfur binding region domain-containing protein — protein MSVAPRYRSRLREAPAERRAETHPLTWRLREDGRRVALDDYQARDGYAAVREVLGEGTPETVIATMQAANVRGRGGAGFSAGTKWSLTLTGGDLPRGYLVCNADEMEPGTFKDRVLMEQLPHLLIEGMILAGFANRSRQGYIFLRGEYREAARALALALEEARDAGWLGPDIAGSGFDFDIALHTGAGRYICGEETALISSLEGHRANPRAKPPFPGQSGAWGKPTVVNNVETLCNVPGVMRHGADWYQALSGGLSEDGGTKLFGVSGRVARPGLWELPMGTPAGELLERAGGLTGGRCLKAWLPGGASTGFLLPEHLSLALDFDTIGDAGSRLGTGLLTVVPDDQPMVPLLRNLEAFFARESCGWCTPCRDGLPWTVRLLAALERGEGEPGDVELLEDLARDLGPGRTFCAHAPGAAMPLASALAHFRDEFTAGIASSRAPRAVGEEG, from the coding sequence ATGAGCGTCGCGCCCCGCTATCGCAGCCGGCTGCGCGAGGCGCCCGCCGAGCGCCGCGCCGAGACCCATCCGCTGACCTGGCGGCTGCGCGAGGATGGCCGGCGGGTCGCGCTCGACGACTACCAGGCCCGGGACGGCTACGCCGCGGTGCGCGAGGTGCTCGGCGAGGGAACGCCCGAGACGGTGATCGCCACCATGCAGGCGGCCAACGTGCGCGGCCGGGGCGGGGCCGGCTTCTCCGCCGGCACCAAGTGGAGCCTGACCCTGACCGGCGGCGACCTGCCGCGGGGCTACCTGGTGTGCAATGCCGACGAGATGGAGCCCGGGACCTTCAAGGATCGCGTGCTGATGGAGCAGCTGCCCCACCTGCTGATCGAGGGCATGATCCTGGCCGGCTTCGCCAACCGTTCGCGGCAGGGCTACATCTTCCTGCGTGGCGAGTACCGCGAGGCCGCCCGGGCCCTCGCCCTGGCCCTCGAGGAGGCCCGCGACGCCGGCTGGCTGGGGCCGGACATCGCCGGCAGCGGCTTCGACTTCGACATCGCCCTGCATACCGGCGCCGGGCGCTACATCTGCGGCGAGGAGACGGCGCTGATCAGCTCCCTGGAGGGACATCGCGCCAATCCCCGGGCCAAGCCGCCCTTTCCCGGGCAGTCCGGGGCCTGGGGCAAGCCCACCGTGGTCAACAACGTCGAGACGCTGTGCAACGTCCCGGGGGTGATGCGTCACGGCGCCGACTGGTACCAGGCGCTGTCCGGGGGGCTCAGCGAGGACGGCGGCACCAAGCTGTTCGGGGTCTCGGGGCGGGTCGCCCGGCCGGGGCTCTGGGAGCTGCCCATGGGCACCCCCGCCGGCGAGCTGCTGGAGCGCGCCGGCGGGCTGACCGGTGGCCGCTGCCTCAAGGCCTGGCTGCCCGGGGGCGCGAGCACCGGCTTCCTGCTGCCGGAGCACCTCTCGCTGGCGCTGGACTTCGACACCATCGGTGACGCCGGCAGCCGCCTGGGCACCGGCCTGTTGACGGTGGTGCCCGACGACCAGCCGATGGTACCGCTGCTGCGCAACCTCGAGGCCTTCTTCGCCCGGGAATCCTGCGGCTGGTGCACGCCCTGCCGCGATGGCCTGCCCTGGACGGTGAGGCTGCTGGCGGCCCTGGAGCGTGGCGAGGGCGAGCCGGGCGATGTCGAGCTGCTCGAGGACCTGGCCCGGGACCTCGGCCCCGGCCGCACCTTCTGTGCCCATGCCCCGGGGGCGGCGATGCCGCTGGCGAGCGCCCTGGCCCACTTCCGCGACGAGTTCACGGCCGGCATCGCCTCGTCGCGCGCCCCGCGCGCCGTCGGCGAGGAGGGCTGA
- the nuoH gene encoding NADH-quinone oxidoreductase subunit NuoH gives MTLLTPEVVAVLVAMLQALVILLGAVLLGAVLTVVERRLLGLWQDRYGPNRVGPAGSLQLVADMIKIFFKEDWIPPFADRGLFVMAPAIAMASLLLSFMIIPFTPDWGVADWHIGLLFFLAMAGINVYAVLLGGWASGNKYALIGAMRASAQTLSYEVFMGLALMGVVAMAGSFNLREIVAAQQGLWFILPQFLGFATFLIAGIAVTHRHPFDQPEAEQELADGYHIEYASMKFGMFFIGEYIGILLVSALIVTLFLGGWLGPWLPPWLWFAIKTLVLVVLFILLRAALPRPRYDGVMRFGWKVCLPLTLVNLLVTGAVILLAAPP, from the coding sequence ATGACCCTGCTCACCCCCGAGGTTGTCGCGGTGCTCGTCGCCATGCTCCAGGCCCTGGTCATCCTGCTCGGGGCGGTGCTGCTGGGGGCGGTGCTCACGGTGGTCGAGCGGCGCCTGCTGGGGCTGTGGCAGGACCGCTACGGTCCCAACCGGGTGGGGCCCGCCGGCTCACTGCAGCTGGTCGCCGACATGATCAAGATCTTCTTCAAGGAGGACTGGATCCCGCCCTTCGCCGACCGCGGCCTCTTCGTGATGGCGCCGGCCATCGCCATGGCGTCGCTGCTGCTGTCGTTCATGATCATCCCCTTCACCCCCGACTGGGGAGTGGCGGACTGGCATATCGGCCTGCTGTTCTTCCTCGCCATGGCCGGCATCAACGTCTATGCGGTGCTGCTCGGCGGCTGGGCGAGCGGCAACAAGTATGCGCTGATCGGCGCCATGCGGGCCTCGGCGCAGACGCTCTCCTACGAGGTGTTCATGGGCCTGGCCCTGATGGGCGTGGTGGCCATGGCCGGCTCCTTCAACCTGCGCGAGATCGTCGCGGCCCAGCAGGGGCTGTGGTTCATCCTGCCGCAGTTCCTCGGCTTCGCGACCTTCCTGATCGCCGGCATCGCGGTGACCCACCGCCATCCCTTCGACCAGCCCGAGGCCGAGCAGGAACTGGCCGACGGCTACCACATCGAGTACGCCAGCATGAAGTTCGGGATGTTCTTCATCGGCGAGTACATCGGCATCCTGCTGGTCTCGGCGCTGATCGTGACGCTGTTCCTGGGCGGCTGGCTGGGCCCCTGGCTGCCGCCCTGGCTGTGGTTCGCGATCAAGACGCTGGTGCTCGTGGTGCTGTTCATCCTGTTGCGCGCGGCCCTGCCGCGGCCGCGCTACGACGGCGTGATGAGGTTCGGCTGGAAGGTCTGCCTGCCGCTGACCCTGGTCAACCTGCTGGTGACCGGAGCGGTGATCCTGCTCGCCGCGCCGCCCTGA
- the nuoC gene encoding NADH-quinone oxidoreductase subunit C/D encodes MRLASPSPRSEADPVVETLMQRFGDRVWVEPDSQTGMPVLWLERSCLLEALAALRDPPASFAMLFDLSAVDERLRDHREGLPAADFTVFYQLLSVASNRDVMLKVALDGADLEVPSCVGVFPNAAWYEREVWDMFGIRFTGHPHLTRLLMPPTWQGHPLRKDHAARATEFDPYTLTVASQQREQEALRFDPEAWGMRRQREDTEFMFLNLGPNHPSAHGAFRIILQLDGEEIVDCVPDIGYHHRGAEKMAERQTWHSFIPYTDRIDYTGGVMNNLPYVLAVEKLAGIEVPARVATIRVMMAELFRISSHLLFLGTYLQDLGAMSPVFYTFTDRQKAYEVIEAITGFRMHPAWYRIGGVAQDLPRGWDTLMQGFVDWMPKRLREYERSMMDNAIVRERTRDVAAFDSAEALAWGVTGPNLRATGLDFDLRKRRPYSGYEQFDFEVPLGSRGDAFDRGRLRIEEMRQSLRILQQCIDHMPAGDYKADHPLTTPPPRERMLQHIETLITHFLQVSWGPVLPPGESLAMVEATKGINGYYLTSDGGTTSYRTRIRTPSFPHLQQIPALMRGGFVPDLIAHLGSIDFVMADVDR; translated from the coding sequence ATGCGCCTCGCGTCGCCATCGCCCCGCAGTGAGGCCGACCCCGTCGTCGAGACCCTCATGCAGCGCTTCGGCGACCGCGTGTGGGTCGAGCCGGACAGCCAGACCGGCATGCCGGTGCTGTGGCTGGAGCGGAGCTGCCTCCTCGAGGCCCTGGCGGCGCTGCGCGACCCGCCGGCGTCCTTCGCCATGCTGTTCGACCTCTCGGCGGTGGACGAGCGCCTGCGCGACCATCGCGAGGGCCTGCCGGCGGCGGACTTCACGGTCTTCTACCAACTGCTGTCGGTGGCGAGTAACCGCGATGTGATGCTCAAGGTGGCGCTGGACGGCGCCGACCTCGAGGTGCCTAGCTGTGTCGGGGTGTTCCCCAACGCGGCCTGGTACGAGCGTGAGGTGTGGGACATGTTCGGCATCCGCTTCACCGGGCACCCGCACCTGACGCGGCTGCTGATGCCGCCGACCTGGCAGGGCCATCCGCTGCGCAAGGACCACGCGGCCCGCGCCACCGAGTTCGATCCCTACACCCTGACCGTGGCGAGCCAGCAGCGCGAGCAGGAGGCGCTGCGCTTCGACCCGGAGGCCTGGGGCATGCGCCGCCAGCGCGAGGACACCGAGTTCATGTTCCTCAACCTCGGCCCCAATCACCCCTCGGCCCACGGGGCCTTTCGCATCATCCTGCAGCTCGACGGCGAGGAGATCGTCGACTGCGTGCCGGATATCGGCTACCACCATCGCGGCGCCGAGAAGATGGCCGAGCGCCAGACCTGGCACAGCTTCATCCCCTACACCGACCGCATCGACTACACCGGCGGGGTGATGAACAACCTGCCCTACGTGCTCGCGGTGGAGAAGCTGGCCGGCATCGAGGTGCCGGCGCGGGTGGCGACCATCCGCGTGATGATGGCCGAGCTGTTCCGCATCTCGAGCCACCTGCTGTTCCTGGGGACCTACCTCCAGGACCTGGGGGCCATGTCGCCGGTGTTCTATACCTTCACCGATCGCCAGAAGGCCTACGAGGTCATCGAGGCGATCACCGGCTTTCGCATGCACCCGGCCTGGTATCGCATCGGCGGCGTCGCCCAGGACCTGCCGCGGGGCTGGGATACCCTGATGCAGGGTTTCGTCGACTGGATGCCGAAACGCCTCAGGGAATACGAGCGGTCGATGATGGACAACGCCATCGTCCGCGAGCGCACCCGCGACGTGGCCGCCTTCGACAGCGCGGAGGCCCTGGCCTGGGGCGTGACCGGCCCCAACCTGCGGGCCACCGGGCTGGACTTCGACCTGCGCAAGCGCCGCCCCTATTCCGGCTACGAGCAGTTTGACTTCGAGGTGCCCCTGGGCAGTCGCGGCGACGCCTTCGACCGCGGCCGGCTGCGCATCGAGGAGATGCGCCAGAGCCTGCGCATCCTCCAGCAGTGCATCGACCACATGCCCGCCGGCGACTACAAGGCCGACCACCCCTTGACTACGCCGCCGCCCCGGGAGCGCATGCTGCAGCACATCGAGACCCTGATCACCCACTTCCTGCAGGTCTCCTGGGGGCCGGTGCTGCCCCCCGGCGAGTCGCTGGCGATGGTCGAGGCCACCAAGGGCATCAATGGCTACTACCTGACCAGCGATGGCGGCACCACCAGCTACCGGACCCGGATCCGCACGCCCAGCTTCCCGCACCTGCAGCAGATCCCGGCGCTGATGCGCGGCGGCTTCGTGCCGGACCTGATCGCCCACCTGGGCAGTATCGACTTCGTGATGGCCGACGTGGACCGCTGA
- the nuoE gene encoding NADH-quinone oxidoreductase subunit NuoE, translating to MPETPTPPPRAPIASDGDGFVLDAADRRAMCRERDHYEQPQAACIEALKIVQRRHGWVPDGAIPAIASALGIGVAEVEGVATFYSLIFRRPVGRHVILLCDSSSCFLCGFAELRAALEERLSIGYGQTTADGRFTLLPVCCLGACDGAPALMIDDDTYGPLAPDDLDALLEGYP from the coding sequence ATGCCCGAGACCCCGACACCCCCGCCCCGTGCCCCCATCGCCTCCGACGGTGACGGCTTCGTGCTCGACGCCGCGGACCGCCGGGCCATGTGCCGTGAGCGCGACCACTACGAGCAGCCCCAGGCGGCCTGCATCGAGGCGCTCAAGATCGTCCAGCGCCGCCACGGCTGGGTGCCCGACGGCGCCATCCCGGCGATTGCCTCGGCGCTGGGCATCGGCGTCGCCGAGGTGGAAGGCGTGGCGACCTTCTACAGCCTGATCTTCCGCCGGCCGGTGGGCCGCCACGTGATCCTGCTCTGCGACAGCAGCTCCTGCTTCCTCTGCGGCTTCGCCGAGCTGCGGGCCGCCCTGGAGGAACGGCTGTCGATCGGCTACGGCCAGACCACCGCGGACGGCCGCTTCACGCTGCTGCCGGTGTGTTGCCTGGGCGCCTGCGACGGCGCCCCGGCGCTGATGATCGACGACGACACCTATGGTCCGCTGGCCCCCGACGACCTCGACGCGCTGCTGGAGGGCTATCCATGA
- the nuoG gene encoding NADH-quinone oxidoreductase subunit NuoG yields MATIHVDGIAYRVDGDDNLLAACLSLGLDLPYFCWHPALGSVGACRQCAVKQYRDADDEQGSLVMACMTPAADGTRLSIDDAEARAFRRGVIEWLMLNHPHDCPVCEEGGHCHLQDMTVLTGHARRRYRFTKRTHRNQDLGPFLGHEMNRCITCYRCVRFYRDHAGGEDLGAFGAGDNIYFGRHRDGVLESPFAGNLSEVCPTGVFTDRPPDDHYTRKWDLQFAPSVCHQCAVGCNISPGERYGELRRVENRYHGEVNRFFLCDRGRYGYGYVNRDDRPRLPEWREAPGAATVTLEVDPALDRAGDRLRSARRVIGIGSPRASLESNHRLRELVGAEHFSLGVTAAERACLATMARLQRECGLPTPSLREVEAHDAVLVLGEDPLASAARLGLALRQAVLGRREALAAERGIPAWNAEAVKTLAQDRRHPLFIAYPAATGLDGLAEAGWRLAPADIARLGAAVAHALDPAAPAVATLEPGLAAAARRIAAALLAAERPLVVSGDALGSTAVLEAAGNVARALARRARPGGLSLIRAEANSTGVAMLGGEPLEWVLDEIEAGRADALLVLENDLHARLPGERLERALAALATLVVLDHQRTAVWARAGIGLPAASFAEGDGTLVSLEGRAQRFFQVFEPRVLRPESRIRESWRWLHALQGTVQRRRVGDTCLDDETQDCARHHPALSAIVEAADHADHRVQGLRQARAPHRYSGRTALRAHLAVGEPRPPQDPDSPFAFSMEGYAGAGRPQRENAFAWAPGWNSPQAWNKFTDEVGGHLRAGDPGRRLLGPVPGSYAYARAVPEGFVRRDGEWQLVVLPRLFGGEETSRRAPMIAARAVAPSLQLAAADAARLGLAEGDRLALVTPVGRLSLPLCCSTGLAPGLVGVPAGLVPGLATGQWGRLEPAGEGGRP; encoded by the coding sequence ATGGCGACGATCCACGTGGACGGCATCGCCTACCGGGTCGACGGCGACGACAACCTGCTCGCCGCCTGCCTGTCGCTCGGCCTCGACCTGCCCTACTTCTGCTGGCACCCGGCGCTCGGCAGCGTGGGCGCCTGTCGCCAGTGCGCGGTCAAGCAGTACCGCGATGCCGACGACGAGCAGGGCAGCCTGGTGATGGCCTGCATGACCCCCGCCGCCGACGGCACCCGGCTGTCGATCGACGACGCCGAGGCCCGGGCCTTCCGGCGCGGGGTCATCGAGTGGCTGATGCTCAACCACCCCCATGACTGCCCGGTGTGCGAGGAGGGCGGGCATTGCCACCTGCAGGACATGACGGTGCTGACCGGCCATGCCCGGCGGCGCTACCGCTTCACCAAGCGCACCCACCGCAACCAGGACCTGGGGCCCTTCCTCGGTCACGAGATGAACCGCTGCATCACCTGCTACCGCTGCGTGCGCTTCTATCGCGACCATGCCGGCGGCGAGGACCTCGGCGCCTTCGGCGCCGGCGACAACATCTACTTCGGGCGCCACCGCGACGGCGTGCTGGAGAGTCCCTTCGCCGGTAACCTCAGCGAGGTGTGCCCCACCGGCGTCTTCACCGACCGCCCGCCGGACGATCACTACACCCGCAAGTGGGACCTGCAGTTCGCCCCGAGCGTCTGCCACCAGTGCGCGGTGGGCTGCAACATCAGTCCCGGCGAGCGCTATGGCGAACTGCGCCGGGTGGAGAACCGCTACCACGGCGAGGTCAACCGCTTCTTCCTCTGCGACCGCGGGCGCTACGGCTACGGCTACGTCAATCGCGACGACCGCCCGCGGCTGCCCGAGTGGCGCGAGGCCCCGGGGGCGGCGACCGTGACCCTGGAGGTCGATCCCGCCCTGGACCGGGCGGGCGACCGGCTGCGCAGTGCCCGTCGGGTGATCGGCATCGGCTCCCCCCGGGCCAGCCTGGAGAGCAACCATCGGCTGCGCGAGCTGGTCGGGGCGGAGCACTTCTCGCTCGGCGTCACCGCCGCCGAACGGGCCTGCCTGGCGACCATGGCCCGGCTCCAGCGGGAGTGCGGGCTGCCCACCCCGAGCCTGCGCGAGGTCGAGGCCCATGACGCGGTGCTGGTGCTCGGCGAGGACCCCCTGGCGAGCGCCGCCCGGCTGGGGCTCGCGCTGCGCCAGGCGGTGCTCGGCCGCCGCGAGGCGCTGGCCGCGGAGCGCGGCATCCCGGCCTGGAACGCCGAGGCGGTCAAGACCCTGGCCCAGGACCGGCGCCATCCGCTGTTCATCGCCTACCCGGCCGCGACCGGCCTGGATGGCCTCGCCGAGGCCGGCTGGCGCCTCGCGCCGGCCGATATCGCCCGCCTGGGCGCCGCCGTGGCCCATGCCCTGGACCCCGCGGCGCCGGCGGTGGCGACCCTCGAGCCGGGGCTGGCGGCCGCCGCCCGGCGCATCGCCGCGGCCCTGCTCGCCGCCGAGCGTCCCCTGGTGGTCAGCGGCGATGCCCTGGGCTCGACGGCGGTGCTCGAGGCGGCCGGCAACGTCGCCCGGGCCCTGGCCCGGCGGGCCCGCCCGGGCGGCCTCAGCCTGATCCGCGCCGAGGCCAACAGCACCGGGGTGGCGATGCTCGGCGGCGAGCCCCTGGAATGGGTCCTCGACGAGATCGAGGCGGGTCGCGCCGACGCCCTGCTGGTGCTCGAGAACGACCTGCATGCCCGGCTGCCCGGCGAGCGGCTCGAGCGCGCCCTGGCGGCGCTGGCCACCCTGGTGGTGCTGGATCACCAGCGCACCGCCGTCTGGGCCCGGGCCGGGATCGGCCTGCCGGCGGCGAGCTTCGCCGAGGGCGACGGCACCCTGGTCAGCCTGGAGGGCCGCGCCCAGCGCTTCTTCCAGGTGTTCGAGCCGCGCGTGCTGCGCCCCGAGAGCCGCATCCGCGAGAGCTGGCGCTGGCTGCATGCCCTGCAGGGGACGGTGCAGCGCCGCCGGGTCGGGGACACCTGCCTCGACGACGAGACCCAGGACTGCGCGCGACACCATCCGGCCCTGTCGGCCATCGTCGAGGCCGCGGACCATGCCGACCACCGGGTCCAGGGGCTGCGCCAGGCCCGCGCGCCGCACCGCTACAGCGGCCGCACCGCGCTGCGTGCCCACCTGGCGGTCGGCGAGCCGCGCCCGCCGCAGGACCCGGACTCGCCCTTCGCCTTCTCCATGGAGGGCTATGCCGGCGCCGGGCGACCCCAACGGGAGAATGCCTTCGCCTGGGCCCCGGGCTGGAACTCCCCCCAGGCCTGGAACAAGTTCACCGACGAGGTCGGCGGCCATCTGCGCGCCGGCGATCCCGGGCGGCGCCTGCTGGGCCCCGTGCCCGGGAGCTACGCCTATGCCCGGGCCGTCCCGGAGGGCTTCGTCCGACGTGATGGCGAGTGGCAGCTGGTGGTGCTGCCGCGGTTGTTCGGCGGCGAGGAGACCTCACGGCGGGCACCGATGATCGCCGCCCGGGCGGTGGCCCCGTCGCTGCAGCTGGCGGCGGCGGATGCCGCCCGGCTGGGGCTCGCCGAGGGCGACCGGCTGGCGCTGGTCACCCCGGTCGGACGGCTGAGCCTGCCGCTGTGCTGCTCGACCGGGCTGGCGCCCGGCCTGGTGGGCGTGCCGGCCGGCCTGGTGCCGGGCCTCGCCACCGGCCAGTGGGGCCGGCTCGAGCCCGCCGGCGAGGGGGGGCGCCCATGA